TGCAATAATCACTGCAAGCACAAAACAAATCGACAGCATATTGTTAAACAGAAAAGGCCTAGGTCAGACAGGTGAGTCATATCTTGTAAGCATGTACGGATACATGATGTCAGAATCACGATTTATTCCAAATGCGCCGTTTGTGCAAAAAGTAGACACTGAGCCACTCAAGTACTGCCTGGCAGATGGCCAGATCTATTACGGTATACACGATGACTATCGTGGCATTTCAGTCCTTGGTGCATCAAACTGCATGAAGAGTCTCGGGATGAGTATGATAGTGGAAATTGACGAAGCCGAAGTCTTTGAGCCAGTAAAAGAACTTCGAGACAAGATAATTGTCCTTGGCGTAATTATTACTGTTATAGTTGGAGTTGCCGCATATTTTCTATCAAAGCGCCTATCAAAGCCACTAATCAGGCTCAAAAATGCTGCAACCCAGGTTGCAAACGGCGACTTTAATGTCAGGACTAACATCAAAACTGACGACGAGATAGGCCAGCTTTCGCGCTCATTTGATCAGATGGCAGAGCAGATTCAGGACTCTCTTCTCAAAATTAAAGAGCGCGAGGAGGTAATCAAGCAGCAAAAAGACATACTATTACAGTTTTCCCAGTACAGCTCCAATTACTGTGTCTGCTTTGTAGACATTGTTGGTTCTACAAAACTAACATCAAAATTATCAGACATTGAGACAAGCAAGTTTTATTCTATATTTTTGAACTCAGCTGCCGGTACAATTACGCAAAACTATGGAATCGTAGTCAAAAACATCGGCGATGCATTACTGTATTATTTCCCAAAGACTGAATCTGAAGATCAGGCCCCATTTGAAGAAATGCTACATTGTTGCATGAAGCTAATCGAGGCTAGAACCACAATCAACTTGTTACTAGGCGCAGAAAACCTACCTGAGGTAAGCTATAGGATATCTGCAATGTATGGTCCAGTCAGAGTGGCAATAGTCGCAACTTCTACAATTGATGACATCTTTGGCTCCACAGTGAACAGCTGCTCGAAGATAAACTCGCTTGCAAAACCAAATACACTTGTAATCGGTGAATCACTGTATCAGAAAGTCAAAGACATCAAAGAATACAAGTTTGAGAAAATCTCAGAATATACAATAGATGCAGAAAACAAGTTTGCCGTGTATCTAGTATCGCAATAATCACATCAAGATTATAAAGAGGCACTCGGAAGGGAAAGCCATGCCATTAAAGCGTGCAAGCAGGGGACGACGAAAGGGCGGAAAAGGCTCCTCAGACCGTATCCAGTGCACAAACTGCGGCGCTACAGTTCCCAAAGACAAGGCAAAAAAAGTAACATCCAGACTAAACCTGGTTGAGGCATCGCTTGCAAAAGAACTGCGGGCACAGGGAGCATACATTGCATCGCCAAAGGTTCTCAAATGGTACTGTGTGTCATGTGCAATTCACTTTGGTATACTGAAGATTAGATCTGCCGATTCTAGAAGACAGACAGGCAAGCTATACTAGTCTTCTTTGATGTTTTTGGACGTTACGATAATTCTCTGAATGAATGTAATTCCTGCAATTACAATTACAATACCTATTGCATACGGCATCAATCCTGGAATCATGCCAATTATGGCAATCACAAGTAGTCTTTCAGCGCGCTCGCCAATCCCAATTCCCTGCAGTTTGACTCCAAGGGATTCTGCACGAGACCTTGCATAGCTTACCAATAACGATAATGTGATGGCGAGTAAGACCCAGATTGGCTCTGCAAATCCACCTACCAGCAATCCCGTAAAGATTGCAACCTCGGCAATTTTGTCAAATATTGAATCTAGGAATCCGCCCCTTTTTGTTACCTTTTTTGTATATCGGGCAACTTGTCCGTCAACCATGTCAAAAAACCCAGAAACTAAAAGCAACATCCCGCCAATTATTGTCGCAGAAAAATACGGTGAAATGTACTGGTTAAGGCCATATGCTATGGCAGACAAAAATGCAAATGCGAGGCCAACGCCTGTCCAAAAGTCAGGAGAAAGACCTGTCGCGCCAAACTTTGCGCCAATCTTTTCCAATGCAGGCCTTAGTGATTCTCTAAAATTATTAAGCAATATCGTGAAATGATTTCCGATTCTATTTAAAATTCATGGCGACCATGGTAGATAACAGCTTGGCTGCAAGCGATGCAGTAGCGCCATTGTCATATGTCGGGTTTAGCTCCACCACATCCAGAACAGAGATTTTGTTATTTTGCATTGAATATATCATCTCAAATAGTTCACGTGATGTAATTCCCACTGCCTCTGGATTTCCCACGCCGGGCGCAAATGCTGGGTCCAGCACATCCAAATCCACACTTACATAGGTTCTGTCAAATGTTGATAGTGCGTCTTTGACCATCTTTGGGCCTTTTCCATCACGGATGTCTCTGTCAGTAATGGTGCGAATTTTATTTTCTTTGAGAAAGGCAAGCTCTTCTTTTACAAAAGAACGAGCCCCAACATGTATTATCTTGTCTGCACCTTTTTTCTCCACCACTCTTCTCAGATATGACGCATGAGAGAATTCCTCCCCTGCATATCCATCTCTCAAGTCATAGTGAGCATCAAATACGATATAGCCAGTCTCCTTTGGAACATTCATGTACGTACCATAGGTTAGCGAGTGCTCTCCTCCCAGAATAATCAACAATCTGTCTTTTTTTGTAAGCTCCGCAGTGAGTTTTCCAACCATGTCGAGCATTTCTTCCACATTTGCAGTGTGCATCGAGTTTCCCAAGTCCTCTATTGCTACGCCTTCCAGGTCAACTCCCAAGTCAGGGTGGAAAATTTCTATATTGTTAAAGGCCTTACGGATTGCGTCAGGACCAAACCTGCATCCGGGCTTGTAAGAATGCGTTGAATCAAAAGGAATTCCATATACAGTAGCAACCGGAGTTTTGGCATCACCGGGACTGATAATCAGTGGGTCCTTGTTCAGATACAAGTCCAGATAGCTCATTATATTTTCAGAAAAAACACTAGAAAATATACTATGCTATGACTTTGCGGCCGACTCTTTGTATGCCTTACCACTTTTTTACTAGACTGACGAGCTTAACAGTTTTTTGACAAACTGGAACCGGTTGCTCAATCCAAGATCGCAAGCTTTGATTCCAGATCATTTGCAAAAATTACTAATAAAACAAATGTTTTGATTTTTGTTTAGATTTCTTTGGTAGCCTCTAATCCATTCATTTTTGGTATCATAATCCAAGATAATCATATTATGAGATTCACACTAGTGTTAGTTTAGTAGCCTATGTTCTTTCAAACATAAACGAATCAGACCATTATCTGCGGTCTTTTCGATAAATGTCTCGATAGGTTTAACTTTGTAAAGGGTTTGCCTTGTGTCTGCTTTTTTATCTCAGAGACAAATTCGTCGAATGATAATTCCATGACATTTCCTGTCTTTCTGTCGCGTATTGACAAGTTTGCCTTGCCCATTTCTTTTTCTCCTATTACCAATGTGTATTGAATCCATTCCGTTTCAGATTCGCGAATTCTCTTGCCCAGAGTTTCATTTCTGTCATCAATATCCACTCGAATATCGGATGAGCTTAGCCTGTCTGCTAGCTCGTCGCAATATTTGAGAAATTCGTCCTTGAGTGGAATTATTCTAACCTGTGTTGGAGTAAGCCATAATGGAAATTTCGCCTTTCTCCCCTCTTTTTGGTCCAGCGCAGCTTTTTCCAATAACGCATAGATTACTCGCTCTATAGCACCGCTCGGCGAATTATGCAGTATTATGGGGTGGTGCGGTGTGTTGGATTCATCGAAGTATCTGATTCCATAGCGAGCGCCGTTTTCCACATCTATCTGATCAGTTGATAGTGCAGATGCCTTGCCCATATTATCCACATAGTTAAATTCCCATTTTAGCACAAAATAGAAAAATCTCTCCTTCCACATTTCTACCAGGACTGGTTTTCCCAGTTTTCTAACCAGTTCCTCAATGTGGGCCTTGTTCTCATTGTAATATTCCTCTGTGAATCTAATTGCCATTTCATAATCAGAGTCGTCGATTCCAACTTCTTTGAGAACATTTCGAGACAGGTCAAATCGCTTTCGGAACTCTTCTATTGCCTGCGGAATACCAGTACAGAATGCATGACAGTCAGGCATGGTAAATGCTCGCAGTCTTCGCAGGCCAACCAGTTCTCCTGATTGTTCTCGTCTGAAGCTATATCTGGTAAGCTCGTACAGCTTCATCGGCATGTTCTTGTATGATATTTGAAAGTCACTTGCCATTAAGAACTGACCAAAGCATGCTGCAAATCTCAAAAAGAGTTGCTTACCTTCAGAGTTGATGTTGTATTGTCTTGCAGGAAATCGATTAAAGTAGCTCTCCATGCTAGGGTGGTGTGAATCATACATGATTGGCGTCTCTACTTCGAGGCCACCATATTCCTTTACCTGGTCTGTAACGAATTGCTCCAGTAAGGACTTGATTAGTCTGCCGTTTGGATAAAACCTCATATTGCCCGAGTCAGATGCCGGCTCATAGTCCGCTATTGCCATTTTCTTCATAAGTTTGACGTGTGGTGGCGGCTCGTCTACTGCCCTTTTTTTGGCAGCCTCGTATTTTGCCAGGATTTCGAGTTTTTCATGTTTTGCAAAGTTAAACTTGTCAACCTCTGCCATTGTGCCGTCTGGCGATAAAATATACCAAAATGATTTAATTTTAGATTCTGATTTTAGTGCCTCCGATGCCTGACCTTCATCATCATGTGAATTTCCATTATCACGTGGTGTGGCATCCTTGGAAAAAACCTTGGAGCTCTCTGCCAATGGGTGTCCCTTTACTTTTACATTGTATGATTTTGTCCAGCCAAACGGGGCGTGCGACACTTCTAAATCAGATGCAAGGGACTCCATTTCTTTTAGTAATGATAGTGCGATATTTGGTGCTGCCAAATTTGACGATAGATGTGCATATGGGTATAGTAGTAATTTTTTACAGCCAACTTTGCCCATGCTGGTCTTTATTTCAGATATTGCCTTTTGCGCAATTTCGGAATCATCTCCGTGTTCTATTGCCAGAAATACCACAACAATCTCTTCTAGTCTTTTTGGCTCCGGTATGATTTCTTCTGCCGTTTTTATCTCTTTTTTAATAGGATTGTATTCTATACTGTCGCAGTGCAGTTGTAGTATTCGCACAATTTGAAGAACATTACGTTATTGACTTAAGTGTTACGACAAGAAACAAAGTATTGCGATCAATTTTACTGCCATTATTGTGCATCTGCTTTGTGCAATACCGGATTGGAAACTATTCCAAGAAACATCTCTTTTTCTGCCCCTCTACCGCGCGAGCCGATCACTACAATTGCATAGTCGCCGGGGTTTGACAGCTCGGTAATCTTTTCCGCAGTATTGCCTGAATCTGTCTTTGGCTTGAAATAACACTAGACCTTGCCTCCAAGTTTGACACCTCTGAGAACACTTGATCTGCAAAAAGATTTCTTTTCTTCTCTGTTGTGGATTGAGTCGTTACCTCTTTTGGATGTATTTCACAACTTACAGCCCAGTTATTGTATCACCTGTTGGCCGTGATTTTATTCTGAGGGCACGAAGCGAGTTAGCAGAGCCATCTAGGGGGGCGGAATTTTTTGTATTTTGTCTATTACTTATTGTACTATAGTTTTTTGATTAATTATAAATTCGACAATTATCAAAGCTGAACATTTAACTTTTAGACTGTAGTGCAATCACAGAGCGAAGTATTATGCTGGATAGTCCAAGATTATTCATCAAAAAGTTGGCAGCACGGTTCAATGTGTTTTCTCCCCTATATCCCTCATCGTAGATCATCTCCACGTCCCCTTGATCCGTTTCCACAAGTGAGGTTATCAGAGAATAGTCGCCTAGATTTGTGTCATTTTTTTCCACAAATAGGCGCAATGAAATTTTTTTTATCATAAATCCTTGCTCTTTAAAATTTCCGGAATCTACCAATACAACTACATCATCCGGATCCCGGTTTACTCTGTTTGGATTTGTCATGTCTATGATTTTCATAGTATCATACACATCACAGTAATCATTATAATATTATTGAAATCGAAATCCACCGTATGTCATGAAGTCAGAATAAACAAAACAGATTAAAATTTAAAAAACTAGAATCTATCGAATCTAGCTCGCTCCAGATCTCGGTCATCTTT
The genomic region above belongs to Nitrososphaerota archaeon and contains:
- a CDS encoding adenylate/guanylate cyclase domain-containing protein → MRKLIPVTLDKKLVFLVMAVSLIGIGVTFFISFHYTTLILGERATNQLIGEAAIRGSTVESTMNSKIQEIQVITTNPMMRILVSELNQIEDTRILAEAIAQKRMDFLIEVQAYEVSIGGLDDLENVEIIGIDGERLFVLINTKNKNDYMSDPIFVRGLKEPFTQIILDADGKRKIVTAAPIFEKPEDQSPIGVAIITASTKQIDSILLNRKGLGQTGESYLVSMYGYMMSESRFIPNAPFVQKVDTEPLKYCLADGQIYYGIHDDYRGISVLGASNCMKSLGMSMIVEIDEAEVFEPVKELRDKIIVLGVIITVIVGVAAYFLSKRLSKPLIRLKNAATQVANGDFNVRTNIKTDDEIGQLSRSFDQMAEQIQDSLLKIKEREEVIKQQKDILLQFSQYSSNYCVCFVDIVGSTKLTSKLSDIETSKFYSIFLNSAAGTITQNYGIVVKNIGDALLYYFPKTESEDQAPFEEMLHCCMKLIEARTTINLLLGAENLPEVSYRISAMYGPVRVAIVATSTIDDIFGSTVNSCSKINSLAKPNTLVIGESLYQKVKDIKEYKFEKISEYTIDAENKFAVYLVSQ
- a CDS encoding 30S ribosomal protein S26e, encoding MPLKRASRGRRKGGKGSSDRIQCTNCGATVPKDKAKKVTSRLNLVEASLAKELRAQGAYIASPKVLKWYCVSCAIHFGILKIRSADSRRQTGKLY
- a CDS encoding CDP-alcohol phosphatidyltransferase family protein; translated protein: MLNNFRESLRPALEKIGAKFGATGLSPDFWTGVGLAFAFLSAIAYGLNQYISPYFSATIIGGMLLLVSGFFDMVDGQVARYTKKVTKRGGFLDSIFDKIAEVAIFTGLLVGGFAEPIWVLLAITLSLLVSYARSRAESLGVKLQGIGIGERAERLLVIAIIGMIPGLMPYAIGIVIVIAGITFIQRIIVTSKNIKED
- the speB gene encoding agmatinase, whose protein sequence is MSYLDLYLNKDPLIISPGDAKTPVATVYGIPFDSTHSYKPGCRFGPDAIRKAFNNIEIFHPDLGVDLEGVAIEDLGNSMHTANVEEMLDMVGKLTAELTKKDRLLIILGGEHSLTYGTYMNVPKETGYIVFDAHYDLRDGYAGEEFSHASYLRRVVEKKGADKIIHVGARSFVKEELAFLKENKIRTITDRDIRDGKGPKMVKDALSTFDRTYVSVDLDVLDPAFAPGVGNPEAVGITSRELFEMIYSMQNNKISVLDVVELNPTYDNGATASLAAKLLSTMVAMNFK
- a CDS encoding threonine--tRNA ligase, which codes for MRILQLHCDSIEYNPIKKEIKTAEEIIPEPKRLEEIVVVFLAIEHGDDSEIAQKAISEIKTSMGKVGCKKLLLYPYAHLSSNLAAPNIALSLLKEMESLASDLEVSHAPFGWTKSYNVKVKGHPLAESSKVFSKDATPRDNGNSHDDEGQASEALKSESKIKSFWYILSPDGTMAEVDKFNFAKHEKLEILAKYEAAKKRAVDEPPPHVKLMKKMAIADYEPASDSGNMRFYPNGRLIKSLLEQFVTDQVKEYGGLEVETPIMYDSHHPSMESYFNRFPARQYNINSEGKQLFLRFAACFGQFLMASDFQISYKNMPMKLYELTRYSFRREQSGELVGLRRLRAFTMPDCHAFCTGIPQAIEEFRKRFDLSRNVLKEVGIDDSDYEMAIRFTEEYYNENKAHIEELVRKLGKPVLVEMWKERFFYFVLKWEFNYVDNMGKASALSTDQIDVENGARYGIRYFDESNTPHHPIILHNSPSGAIERVIYALLEKAALDQKEGRKAKFPLWLTPTQVRIIPLKDEFLKYCDELADRLSSSDIRVDIDDRNETLGKRIRESETEWIQYTLVIGEKEMGKANLSIRDRKTGNVMELSFDEFVSEIKKQTQGKPFTKLNLSRHLSKRPQIMV